Below is a window of Pseudomonas eucalypticola DNA.
GAGAAGCACTTTTCAGCGCTGATCGACCAGCCTTGCGAGCAGTTCTACAAAACCGAGATCCCCAACTTGCTGCAGACCATGCTCCAGCGCTGGCAGGATTCGCTATGGCGGCCCAACCTGCCGATGGCTGCCTGGATGACCGCGCACATGATTCGCTCGATGCTGCAGGCCTACGTCGTGGAGACGCCGCAAATCGCCCCTCGGGATATGGAGCAGGCGATCGTCCGCTCATTGATGGCGCTGCTGTGTGGCACCGAAGGCGACGTCCGCGAGCCGGGTTCCGAGCCTGCAGCCCGTTTCGCAATGCCCTGAAATACCGCAACCCGTTAACAACAAGACCATCGAATTCGGCTCGGGCCCCTTATGCCCCGCCTGCCCGACGGCATAGGCCGACGGCACGCTCGACGACAGCCAACGATGGCGTCAGATAACGGTTAGCCCGGCCCAGTGGGCCTGGCTGACCACCCCTATGGCCTGGGGCCGAAGGATTGGGCAACTGCCTGCCTACCTCGGCCCCGGCGCCATCGCCGCGGGCGGCTATCCGTGGCAGCCCGTCCTGGATGAAAACGCGAGTAATCCCCCCCGTTTCGCCGTTGCGCGCCCCCGACTGGAAAGTTTTCATCTTTGCCCGTCATTGCGCGGACCGCCGCCGCACGGGCCCGCCAGAGGTTGCCGGGGTAGGCATTGGCCCCCTCGTTTGCATGCCTTGCCGCCTGAATGCGAGTAGCTATCATCCGGCGCACTCCCTAGCATTTAACACAAGCCTGGCGCTGACAACGCAGCGGGCCAAACGTTCTTCCTGTGTCGGCGCCTGCCCTTTCAGACCTTCCGGTCATTTCGCCAAGAGGATACATGCGATGGGTAACAAAGGATTCGATACGGTCATCGAAGTGAAATACCGCGATACCGACTCCATGGGCCACGTGAGCAGCCCGGTGTACTACGACTACCTGCAGCATGCTTACCTGAGCTACATGCACAACCTGCTGAACCTGCCCAAGGATCAGAAGCTGCCGCACATCATGATCAAGACATCGTGCGAATACGTGCAGCCCGCCATTTACGGCGACACGCTGACCGTGGCCAGCCGCGTGGTGAAGTTCGGCACCAAGAGCTTCGAGATGGAACACATCATGCACCGCCACGACGCGGAAAAGACCGTCGTTGCCAAGGGCCAGTCCATCCACGTGATGTTCGACTACGAGCAGAACCGCAGCACGGTGGTACCGGAACACTTCAAGCACCAGGTGGCGACCTTCCAGGAAGCCTGACGCGCACGGCTGCGCCCCTTCGCCGGCCAATGCCGGCGAAGCCCTACCCCAAGAAGGACTTTGCACATGAATCTATCCTGGAGCGACGCCTCCCGCGCCGTGATCGAACGTTATCGGACCCTGGGCGCGGAACTGGCCGCGGCGCGCGCCGGCACCCCCGAGGGGTTCGACTATGCAGGCTGGAAGCGCCTGACCGACAGCGGCCTGTGGAAGCTGGTCATCCCGCAAGCCTACGGCGGCCAGGGTGAAGACTGGTGGGCCTTCACGGCCGCGCTGGAAGGGCTGGCAACCTCCATCCGCACCCCCGAACTGCTGTTGTCGGTGATCGCCCAGGCCGGCATGGTCCGGGCGTTGATGCTATACGGTAGCGAAGAGCAGAAAGACCGCTACCTGGCGGCCATCCTCAACGGCGCCATCAGCGCCACCGGTATCGCCGAACCCGGCACCGGCACCGACGTACGCAGCATCGCCACACAGATCACCGCCGAAGGCGATGGCTACCGCCTGGTGGGCAGCAAGTACAACATCGCCCACGCGCCCATCGCCGACTTCACCCTGGTGGTGACCAAGGTGGCCGGCGCCGAAAAACAGAACATCGCCCTGGTGCTGATCGACAAGGACACCCCCGGCCTGCGCCGTGGTGAACCCGACAGCAAACTGGGTAACCGCAACCTGCCCACCGGCGCACTGTTCTTCGACAACGTGCCTGTGCCGGCCAGCCAGGTATTGGGCCAGGTGGGCAAAGGCCTGCAGCAGTTGATCAATATCATCTCGCTGGGCCGGGCTTACTACGGCCTGGTGGCCGTCAACCTGCCCGCCCCCTTCATTGGTGAAGCCCTTGACTATGCGGCGAACCGCCAAAGCTTCAAGAGCGCGATCGATACCCACCAATACGTGCAGAAGCGCCTGGTGGACCTCACCATCGGCATGGAGCGCAACCGCTGGATGGTCTATGCCGCGCTGCATCAGTTGCTGACCCGGGACCCGCAAGCCCTGCTCAGTTGTTCGATCGCCAAACTGGGCGCCTCCCAGGACTTCATCGACAGCGCCCTGAGCCTGCTCAAGCTGTATGGCAGCCTGGGCTACCACGAAGGGCCGGTGTCCCAGCTGGTCAAGGATGCACTGGGCTTCGCGGCCGTCGGCGGCACGGAAGAGATGCACCAGAAGAACATCTTCAACCAGATCCTGCGGCTTCACGGCACCCACGCCTGAGCACACCCCTGCGAGGACGCGACCCGACGAGGTAGCGCCCGCCGTTCATTTTAATAAGACCCACCCTGCCTGTGTACACCAGCCCGCCTGCGCCCGCGCAGCGCAGGCTGCTGCGTGCGCGGCGGGGTGGGTCATTGACTGGGTACGAGACGATGAACGAACCACTCAAGCAACCAGGCGCGGCAACCACGCTGATTCCCCAGGCGCTGCAACGGTCGGTTATTTCAACCCCCTACGGCGACGAGCTGGAGCATGCCAGCATCGACCAGTTGCGTGACTTCCAGCTCCAGCGCCTACGCTGGACCCTGGACCATGCCTATACCCACGTGCCCTGGTACCGCGACCGTTTCCACCACCTGGGCGTGCACCCCTACGACCTGCATGACGCCGCCGACCTGGCGCAGTTCCCATTGACCACCAAGGCCGACCTGCGGGCCCACTACCCCTTTGGCCTGTTCGCCGTGCCGATGGATGAAGTGGTGCGCCTGCACGCCTCCAGCGGTACCACGGGGCAACCGACCGTGGTCGGCTATACCCGCAACGACATCGACGTCTGGTCGTCGCTGGTGGCCCGTTCCATCCGCGCCGCCGGCGGCAAACGCGGTGACCGCATGCACATCGCCTATGGCTACGGCCTGTTCACCGGCGGCCTGGGCGCCCACTACGGTGCGGAGAAACTCGGCTGCACCGTCATTCCCATGTCGGGTGGGCAAACCGCTCGCCAGGTGCAACTGATCCAGGACTTTCGCCCGGACCTGATCATGGTGACGCCGTCCTACATGCTCAACATCGCCGAGGAAATCGAGCGCCAGGGCATCTCGCCCGAAGCATTGTCGCTGCGCGTGGGCATCTTCGGCGCCGAACCGTGGAGCGCCACCATGCGCCAGGAACTGGAAACCCGCCTTGGCATCCAGGCGCTGGACATCTACGGGCTCTCGGAACTGATGGGGCCCGGGGTCGCCATGGAACACCTGGACACCAAGGACGGCCCGACGCTGTGGGAAGACCACTTCTACCCCGAGATCATCGACCCCGACACTGGCGAAGTATTGCCCGATGGCCAGTTCGGCGAACTGGTGCTGACCACCTTGAGCAAGGAAGCCCTGCCGATGGTGCGCTACCGCACCCGTGACCTCACGCGCCTGCTGCCGGGCAACGGCCGGGCCATGCGCCGGCTGGACAAGATCACCGGGCGCAGCGATGACATGCTGATCATCCGCGGCGTGAACGTGTTCCCCACCCAGATCGAAGAGCAACTGCTGAAAATAGCCGCCCTGAGCCCCGTGCACGAACTGCATGTACGCCGCGATGGCCACCTGGACACCCTCACCGTAAACGTCGAACTGCGCGCCGAACACGCCGGCTGGACGCCCTCCCAGCAACAGGCCGTGTCCAAGGACCTGGCGCACCGCATCAAGGTACACGTGGGTATCAGTACCCACGTGGTCGTGCACCCATGCCAGGCCCTCAAGCGTTCGGAGGGTAAATCCAGCCACGTGCTGGACTATCGTCAGCCCGCGTGAATGCGCAGCCGCCCGCAGGAAGATGCCCGATGCCAAACTCCTCTCCCATGCAACTACGCCCTGCCTTGCCCGTTGGCCCAGGCGTGATCGAACAGGCGCTTGAACATCAGCTTCAGCGCCTGCTGCCCACCCACCACTGGTTGTGCCGTGCGCCCAGTTTCAAGCGCAAGCAACAATGGTTTCGCCGGCTGCTGGACGAAACCAGCCATGCCGTGCAGTTGCAGGACAGTGTCGACAACCCGCCCGCCCGGGCGTCTGTGGCCACACCCTGGGCGCGACACCTGGCAGCACCGCCACCGGGTACGCTGGCCGATTTTGCCGTGAGCAGTTGGTTGCTCGACAGCGTGAATCCGGCACTGCAACCCGATCACCAGGCCCACCCCGGCTTCGCCAGCGCCTGCGAGCGCATCGAACGCCGGGCTATTTTCCATCGCCGCCAGGCATTCGAGCTGTTGCTGACCATGACCCGGCAACAGCAGACGGGCCTGGGCGGGCAGGTGCAGGCTGCCATCGACCGGCAGTGGCCCCACCTGTTGGAACGCCTGGCAGGCTGGCCCCAGGAAGAGCGTCAGCGG
It encodes the following:
- a CDS encoding TetR/AcrR family transcriptional regulator gives rise to the protein MMVEAILTATAHIIVKHGYQGTNTNLVAQLAGVSVGSLYQYFPNKDSLIAALHQREAQTLAEMIRDITAQYPQVNSLHEHLSLLVRTLLSHYREETQLLRVLEKHFSALIDQPCEQFYKTEIPNLLQTMLQRWQDSLWRPNLPMAAWMTAHMIRSMLQAYVVETPQIAPRDMEQAIVRSLMALLCGTEGDVREPGSEPAARFAMP
- a CDS encoding acyl-CoA thioesterase codes for the protein MGNKGFDTVIEVKYRDTDSMGHVSSPVYYDYLQHAYLSYMHNLLNLPKDQKLPHIMIKTSCEYVQPAIYGDTLTVASRVVKFGTKSFEMEHIMHRHDAEKTVVAKGQSIHVMFDYEQNRSTVVPEHFKHQVATFQEA
- a CDS encoding acyl-CoA dehydrogenase family protein, which gives rise to MNLSWSDASRAVIERYRTLGAELAAARAGTPEGFDYAGWKRLTDSGLWKLVIPQAYGGQGEDWWAFTAALEGLATSIRTPELLLSVIAQAGMVRALMLYGSEEQKDRYLAAILNGAISATGIAEPGTGTDVRSIATQITAEGDGYRLVGSKYNIAHAPIADFTLVVTKVAGAEKQNIALVLIDKDTPGLRRGEPDSKLGNRNLPTGALFFDNVPVPASQVLGQVGKGLQQLINIISLGRAYYGLVAVNLPAPFIGEALDYAANRQSFKSAIDTHQYVQKRLVDLTIGMERNRWMVYAALHQLLTRDPQALLSCSIAKLGASQDFIDSALSLLKLYGSLGYHEGPVSQLVKDALGFAAVGGTEEMHQKNIFNQILRLHGTHA
- the paaK gene encoding phenylacetate--CoA ligase PaaK; translation: MNEPLKQPGAATTLIPQALQRSVISTPYGDELEHASIDQLRDFQLQRLRWTLDHAYTHVPWYRDRFHHLGVHPYDLHDAADLAQFPLTTKADLRAHYPFGLFAVPMDEVVRLHASSGTTGQPTVVGYTRNDIDVWSSLVARSIRAAGGKRGDRMHIAYGYGLFTGGLGAHYGAEKLGCTVIPMSGGQTARQVQLIQDFRPDLIMVTPSYMLNIAEEIERQGISPEALSLRVGIFGAEPWSATMRQELETRLGIQALDIYGLSELMGPGVAMEHLDTKDGPTLWEDHFYPEIIDPDTGEVLPDGQFGELVLTTLSKEALPMVRYRTRDLTRLLPGNGRAMRRLDKITGRSDDMLIIRGVNVFPTQIEEQLLKIAALSPVHELHVRRDGHLDTLTVNVELRAEHAGWTPSQQQAVSKDLAHRIKVHVGISTHVVVHPCQALKRSEGKSSHVLDYRQPA